The genomic DNA ACGATGCCCGATTCGTCCAGGCGTGCCAGCTGGTTTTCAGCCAGGTTCGAAATGTCGCGGGTGATTTCTTCCGCGCCCAGTTTCGTGTCGCGAGCGACAACGGACAGTTCTTCGATGTGGATCGAGGTGTAACGGTCGTCCTTGACGACGTTTTCCGAGATCAGGATCGAGTCCTCGAAGTTCAGGCCGTTCCATGGCATGAACGCCACGGTCATGTTCTGGCCCAGTGCCAGTTCGCCCAGGTCGGTCGATGCGCCGTCGGCGATGACGTCGCCCTTGGCCACGCGGTCGCCCACTTTGACGATCGGACGCTGGTTGATGTTGATGTTGGTGTTCTGGTTCGAACGGGTGTACTTGATCAGGTTGTAGATGTCCACACCGACTTCACCGGCTTGCGCCTCTTCGTCGTTGACGCGGATCACCACGCGGCCTGCATCGATGTAGTCCACCACGCCGCCACGCAGCGCCTGCACGGTCGTGCCGGAGTCGACTGCCACGGTGCGTTCGATACCGGTACCGACCAGCGCCTTTTCAGGACGCAGGCAAGGCACGGCCTGGCGCTGCATGTTGGCGCCCATCAGTGCACGGTTCGCGTCATCGTGTTCCAGGAACGGAATCAGCGAGGCTGCCACGGAGACGATCTGGCCAGGCGCCACGTCCATGTACTGGATGCGCTCTGGCGACACCAGGATCGTTTCGCCGGCTTCACGGGCCGAGACCAGCTCGTCGACCAGCTTGCCTTCGTCGTTGATCTTGGCATTGGCCTGGGCGATGATGTAGCGGCCTTCTTCGATCGCGGACAGGTAATCGATCTTGTCGGTCACCATGCTGTTCTCGACCTTGCGGTACGGCGTTTCCAGGAAGCCGTATTCGTTCAGGCGGGCGTACAGTGCCAGCGAGTTGATCAGACCGATGTTCGGACCTTCCGGCGTTTCGATCGGGCAGACGCGGCCGTAGTGGGTCGGGTGCACGTCGCGCACCTCGAAGCCGGCGCGTTCGCGCGTCAGACCGCCCGGGCCCAGTGCGGAAACACGGCGCTTGTGGGTGATCTCGGACAGCGGGTTGGTCTGGTCCATGAACTGGGACAGCTGCGACGAACCGAAGAACTCACGGATCGCGGCCGAGATCGGCTTGCTGTTGATCAGGTCATGCGGCATCAGGTTGTCGGCTTCGGCCTGGCCCAGGCGTTCCTTGACGGCACGCTCGACACGCACGAGACCGGCGCGGAACTGGTTTTCGGCCAGTTCGCCCACGCAACGCACGCGACGGTTACCCAGGTGATCGATGTCGTCCACTTCGCCGCGGCCATTGCGCAGCTCGACCAGGATCTTGATCACGGCCAGCACGTCTTCGTTCGACAGCGTCATGGCGCCCGTCAGTTCGTCACGGCCGATACGGCGGTTGAACTTCATGCGGCCCACGGCGGACAGGTCGTAGCGGTCGGCGCTGTAGAACAGGCCGTTGAACAGCGCTTCGACCGACTCTTCGGTCGGCGGTTCGCCAGGACGCATCATGCGGTAGATCGCGATGCGGGCGGCGGTCTGGTCGGCGGTGTCGTCGATGCGCAGGGTCTGCGAGATGTACGCACCCTGGTCCAGGTCGTTCGTGTACAGCGTCTGGATGGCCGAGATGTTCGAATCGCGCAGGCGGTTCAGCACTTCTTCAGTCAGCTCGTCGTTGGCCGATGCGACCACTTCGCCCGTTTCCGGATCGACGATGTTCTTGGCCAGCACGCGGCCCAGCAGGTAGTCTTCCGGCACGGAAATGTGCTGGATACCGGCGGCTTCGATTTCACGCACGTGCTTGGCGTTGATCCGCTTGTCCTTCGTGACGATCGTCTTGCCATCCTTCGGATTGACGATGTCGAAGCGCGCGACTTCACCGCGCAGGCGTTCGGCGACGAATTCCATCTCGCCGCCTTCCGAGCGCAGGTTGAAGTTGTCGAACACGAAGAAGTTCGCCAGGATCTGTTCCGGCGTCATGCCGATCGCCTTCAGCAGGATCGACACCGGCATCTTGCGGCGACGGTCGACGCGGAAGTACAGGATGTCCTTCGGGTCGAACTCGAAGTCCAGCCACGAGCCGCGGTAAGGGATGATACGGGCCGAGAACAGCAGTTTGCCGGACGAGTGCGTCTTGCCGCGGTCGTGCTCGAAGAACACGCCCGGGGAACGGTGCAGCTGCGAAACGATCACGCGCTCGGTACCGTTGATCACGAACGAACCGGTGGTCGTCATCAGGGGCAGTTCGCCCATGTAGACTTCCTGTTCCTTCATTTCCTTGACGACCGGCTTGGTCGGGGATTCCTTGTCCAGGATCACCAGGCGCACTTTCGCGCGCAGCGGCGATGCGAAGGTCAGGCCACGGAGTTGGCACTCTTTCACGTCAAACGCAGGGTCGCCCAGCACGTACGACAGGAATTCCAGGCGTGCGAAACCGTTGTGCGAAACGATCGGGAAGATGGAAGTGAAGGCCGATTGCAGGCCTTCGTTCTTGCGGGAGGCAACCGGAGTGTGCTCCTGCAGGAAGTTTTCGTAAGACTCGAGCTGGGTCGCCAGCAGGAACGGAACGTTGTGGACGTTGGCGCGTTTCGCGAATGATTTGCGAATGCGTTTCTTCTCAGTAAATGAGTAGTGCATGGACACTCCGTGAGTGACAGGAAAGGATAGAAAATTCAGGTTTCAGCTTGTATGCTTGTGTCACCATGTCATACAGGCGAAACCTCAAGGCACTACCTTTTCAGGCCAGGACGACAAAAAAACGGGCAAGAAGGAGGTAAAAATACAACAAATACGACAGAGACGACAAAGGAGCCAAAGCCGGATCTCCTCCCTTCCGGAAGGAAATCCGCAGCTTTGGCTCAGGCGCTAAAGGATACCGGCGCCGGTAATACTAAATTACTTCAGGTCGGCCTTGGCGCCAGCTTCTTCCAGCTTCTTCTTAGCGGCTTCAGCGTCGGCTTTCGACAGGGCTTCCTTCACGGTCTTCGGTGCGCCGTCGACCAGGTCCTTGGCTTCTTTCAGGCCCAGACCGGTGATTTCACGCACGGCCTTGATGACGCCGACTTTGTTCGCGCCGACTTCGGACAGGACCAGGTTGAATTCGGTCTGCTCTTCAGCAGCAGCAGCGGCGCCGCCGCCAGCAGCTGCAGGAGCTGCCATTGCAGCTGCCGACACGCCGAACTTCTCTTCGAAAGCCTTGACCAGGTCGTTCAGGTCCATCACGGACATTTCGGACACTGCGTTCAGGATATCGTCTTTGCTAATTGCCATTTGAAACTCCTAATTGATTTGTATGCTACAGAATTGATTACTTGACGAACGCGCTGCAAACTTAGGCAGCTGCGGTTTCTTCCGCTGCAGGAGCAGCTTCCGAACCTTCGCTCTTCTTGGCTGCCAGAGCAGCCAGACCACGTGCAAAGCCCGATACCGGTGCCAGCATGACGCCCAACAGCTGCGAGATGAGGACTTCACGGCTTGGAATGCTCGCCAGTGCAGTCACGCCAGCTACGTCGAGCTGCTTGCCTGCATAGTTACCTGCCTTGATGACCAGCTTGTCGTTGGTTTTGGCGAAGTCGTTGATGACTTTCGCTGCTGCCACGGCGTCGTCCGAGATCGAGTAGATCAGCGGACCGGTCATTGCATCGGCCAGGTTGGCGAACTGCGTGCCTTCCACAGAGCGACGAGCCAGCGTGTTCTTCAGAACACGCAGGTACACGCCCTGGGCACGCGCGGTTGCACGGAGTTTCGTCAAGTGAGCAACCTGGATGCCACGGTACTCAGCCACGACGATCGTTTGCGCAGTTGCTACTTTTGCGGAAACCTCTTCGACGACGGCCTTTTTGTCATTCAGATTAAGACCCACGGTCAATCTCCTTTAAGGACACAGGAAAAGCTCCTGCATCGGTTTCGAACAACGGCGTCCGAGGTTAGGAGTCCAATGGACTGCAAAACTTGTTCGGGTACACCATCTGCGTTGGGCGCCGGCTTGCGCCTGCAATTAACCGGAAACCTGCCTGCTGCTTCCAGCCCAACGGTCTTTGATTGCCTGGCAGGCACTTGCGCACCTGCCAGCCCAAAGATGTGCCCGACTGATATTTTGTCGGGACTTGATTCTTTACTTAGGCAGCCAGCGTAGCGTGGTCGACACGCACGCCTGCGCCCATCGTCGAGGACAGCGATACCTTGCGCAGGTAGATGCCTTTCGACGAAGCAGGCTTGGCCTTGTTCAGAGCATCGATCAGAGCGACCAGGTTGGTCTTCAGATCGGCGTCGCTGAACGACTTGCGGCCGATGGTGGCGTGGATGATACCGGCCTTGTCGGTACGGTACTGCACCTGGCCTGCCTTGGCGTTCTTGACGGCGGTAGCGACGTCAGGCGTCACGGTGCCGACTTTCGGGTTCGGCATCAGGCCGCGTGGGCCCAGGATCTGGCCCAGGGTACCGACGATACGCATCGTGTCTGGCGAAGCGATGACGATGTCGAACGGCATGTCGCCGGCCTTCACGCGTTCTGCCAGGTCTTCCATGCCGACCACGTCTGCACCAGCTGCCTTGGCAGCTTCAGCCTTGTCGCCGGAAGCGAACACGGCCACGCGAACGGTCTTGCCGGTGCCTGCTGGCAGCACGACGGAGCCGCGAACGACCTGGTCCGACTTCTTCGGATCCACGCCCAGCTGGACGGACACGTCGATCGATTCATTGAACTTGGCAGTAGCCAGTTCCTTGATCAGGGCGACGGCGTTGTCGAACGGGTACACTTTGGTACGGTCTACTTTAGCCTTGATGGCTTGTGCGCGCTTGGACAGTTTTGCCATGATCAGATACCCTCAACGGTGATGCCCATCGAACGCGCGGAACCGGCGATGGTGCGCACAGCGGCTTCCAGGTCGGCAGCGGTCAGGTCCGGGGTCTTCAGTTTTGCAATTTCTTCCGCTTGAGCGCGGGTCAGCGTGCCAACCTTGTCGGTATGTGGCTTCGCGGAACCTTTTTGCACGCCCGAGTGCTTCTTGATCAGGAACGTTGCCGGCGGGGTCTTCATCACGAACGTGAAGGACTTGTCCGCGAAGGCGGTGATCACCACAGGGATCGGCATGCCTGGTTCCATACCTTGGGTCTGCGCGTTGAACGCCTTGCAGAATTCCATGATGTTCAGACCGCGCTGACCCAGCGCTGGGCCGATCGGAGGGATGGGTTTGCCTTACCAGCTGGAACTTGCAGCTTGATAAAGCCAATGATTTTCTTTGCCATGATGGCTTTCCTATCGTTGGATTTGAGTGGTAGCGCC from Pseudoduganella armeniaca includes the following:
- the rpoB gene encoding DNA-directed RNA polymerase subunit beta, with protein sequence MHYSFTEKKRIRKSFAKRANVHNVPFLLATQLESYENFLQEHTPVASRKNEGLQSAFTSIFPIVSHNGFARLEFLSYVLGDPAFDVKECQLRGLTFASPLRAKVRLVILDKESPTKPVVKEMKEQEVYMGELPLMTTTGSFVINGTERVIVSQLHRSPGVFFEHDRGKTHSSGKLLFSARIIPYRGSWLDFEFDPKDILYFRVDRRRKMPVSILLKAIGMTPEQILANFFVFDNFNLRSEGGEMEFVAERLRGEVARFDIVNPKDGKTIVTKDKRINAKHVREIEAAGIQHISVPEDYLLGRVLAKNIVDPETGEVVASANDELTEEVLNRLRDSNISAIQTLYTNDLDQGAYISQTLRIDDTADQTAARIAIYRMMRPGEPPTEESVEALFNGLFYSADRYDLSAVGRMKFNRRIGRDELTGAMTLSNEDVLAVIKILVELRNGRGEVDDIDHLGNRRVRCVGELAENQFRAGLVRVERAVKERLGQAEADNLMPHDLINSKPISAAIREFFGSSQLSQFMDQTNPLSEITHKRRVSALGPGGLTRERAGFEVRDVHPTHYGRVCPIETPEGPNIGLINSLALYARLNEYGFLETPYRKVENSMVTDKIDYLSAIEEGRYIIAQANAKINDEGKLVDELVSAREAGETILVSPERIQYMDVAPGQIVSVAASLIPFLEHDDANRALMGANMQRQAVPCLRPEKALVGTGIERTVAVDSGTTVQALRGGVVDYIDAGRVVIRVNDEEAQAGEVGVDIYNLIKYTRSNQNTNININQRPIVKVGDRVAKGDVIADGASTDLGELALGQNMTVAFMPWNGLNFEDSILISENVVKDDRYTSIHIEELSVVARDTKLGAEEITRDISNLAENQLARLDESGIVYIGAEVQAGDTLVGKVTPKGETQLTPEEKLLRAIFGEKASDVKDTSLRVPSGMVGTVIDVQVFTREGIPRDKRAQQIIDDELKRYRLDLNDQMRIVEGDAFQRLEKMLIGKVVNGGPKKLAKGAQITKEYLADLDKYHWFDIRPADDDAATALEAIKESIAEKRHQFDLAFEEKRKKLTQGDELQPGVQKMVKVYLAVKRRLQSGDKMAGRHGNKGVVSRIVPVEDMPYMADGTPADVVLNPLGVPSRMNVGQILETHLGWAAKGLGIRIGEMLQQQIKVEEMRKYLTTVYNESGAKEDIASFSDEEIMNLAHNLKKGVPFATPVFDGAHESEIRRMLDLAYPDEIATKLGMTPSKNQVTMYDGRTGEAFERKVTVGVMHMLKLHHLVDDKMHARSTGPYSLVTQQPLGGKAQFGGQRFGEMEVWALEAYGASYVLQEMLTVKSDDVNGRTKVYENLVKGDHVIDAGMPESFNVLVKEIRSLGIDIDLERT
- the rplL gene encoding 50S ribosomal protein L7/L12; this translates as MAISKDDILNAVSEMSVMDLNDLVKAFEEKFGVSAAAMAAPAAAGGGAAAAAEEQTEFNLVLSEVGANKVGVIKAVREITGLGLKEAKDLVDGAPKTVKEALSKADAEAAKKKLEEAGAKADLK
- the rplJ gene encoding 50S ribosomal protein L10 yields the protein MGLNLNDKKAVVEEVSAKVATAQTIVVAEYRGIQVAHLTKLRATARAQGVYLRVLKNTLARRSVEGTQFANLADAMTGPLIYSISDDAVAAAKVINDFAKTNDKLVIKAGNYAGKQLDVAGVTALASIPSREVLISQLLGVMLAPVSGFARGLAALAAKKSEGSEAAPAAEETAAA
- the rplA gene encoding 50S ribosomal protein L1 — its product is MAKLSKRAQAIKAKVDRTKVYPFDNAVALIKELATAKFNESIDVSVQLGVDPKKSDQVVRGSVVLPAGTGKTVRVAVFASGDKAEAAKAAGADVVGMEDLAERVKAGDMPFDIVIASPDTMRIVGTLGQILGPRGLMPNPKVGTVTPDVATAVKNAKAGQVQYRTDKAGIIHATIGRKSFSDADLKTNLVALIDALNKAKPASSKGIYLRKVSLSSTMGAGVRVDHATLAA